A single Drechmeria coniospora strain ARSEF 6962 chromosome 03, whole genome shotgun sequence DNA region contains:
- a CDS encoding ABC transporter, with protein MKTGSGGVCYQNGEVVDYNNQICKVTNKQITGLLGDQKPEVTFSCKKEDGTCDFQCTLRPTNNVPVCSILLTPYPVWVDSVESFYCHLTDCDSDANSGVTNTTSYKCDHITCSCISQRMLCGKDGSIDLSEFLDQAIKGPAGFECTQKNGGAHDCAFTEPEMDKLIHDLIGDSSILLDCRAGECLFETEVPGYTRPVKQINTPLIAGVIAACALFLVVVIFSTWFLSRRKLKYGTIRLDDSDDESTKLMADHNPASLYFNDVSYALGDRTILSDIRGACHPGEVTAIMGASGAGKTTFLDILARKNKRGRVGGDFYVNGERVSDSEYKNVVGFVDQEDTMLPTLTVHETILTSALLRLPRDMSRSAKEQRVFEVEKELGIHHIRDALIGSEEGKGRGISGGEKRRVGIACELVTSPSILLLDEPTSGLDAYNAYNVVECLVTLARNYKRTVIFTIHQPRSNIVALFDRLLLLAQGKPVYSGPFNRCQAYFDSIGYECPPGFNIADYLVDLTMHAGNSMPTDDGAVPADFDSAGPSSMKAVKSIGSVSGASAGEGSAAEPSLPPRPRNQRRNSVRARQDRELYTRRHTTDIEATSDAVEDAGAHRLRTNVPAKFSSRHVQDDTHDSPPLETARTDLDLMTQAYAQSDIAIGMLEEIQQAISAAREGNVPDGAAYDPVGPNIHPQTSAVGKGYARVGYMQQFLVLSKRTWKNLYRDPMLMLTHYAIAIILAVFSGYLFYGLTDDIPGFQNRLGLFFFLLALFGFSTLTSLNVFATERLLFVRERANGYYAPGAYFTAKVLFDIVPLRIIPPILMGSIIYPMTGLVPDAMHFFKFILVLVLFNLAAAAICLFVGIVCKNGGVANLLGSLVMLFSLLFAGFLLNHDATPAGALWLQTLSIFHYAFESLIVNEVLELTLVDKKYGLDITVPGAAILSSFGFNNSALWADVLKLGIFAATFIVLAFAAMHILLIEKR; from the coding sequence ATGAAAACGGGCTCCGGCGGCGTCTGCTACCAGAATGGAGAGGTCGTCGATTACAACAACCAGATATGCAAAGTCACCAACAAGCAAATAACCGGCCTCCTCGGTGACCAGAAGCCCGAGGTGACCTTTAGCTGCAAGAAGGAGGATGGGACCTGTGATTTCCAATGTACGCTTCGCCCGACAAATAACGTCCCCGTTTGTTCCATCTTGCTGACGCCGTACCCAGTCTGGGTTGATTCTGTCGAGTCATTCTACTGCCACCTGACCGACTGCGACTCGGATGCCAACTCTGGCGTCACCAACACCACGTCGTACAAGTGTGATCACATCACCTGCAGTTGCATTTCTCAGCGAATGCTCTGCGGCAAAGATGGATCCATCGACCTGAGCGAGTTTCTCGACCAAGCCATCAAGGGCCCTGCCGGGTTCGAATGCACGCAAAAGAACGGCGGTGCACATGACTGCGCCTTCACCGAACCGGAAATGGACAAGCTGATTCATGATCTGATCGGCGATTCCAGCATCCTGCTCGACTGCCGTGCGGGCGAATGCCTTTTCGAGACGGAGGTACCGGGCTATACACGTCCGGTCAAGCAGATCAACACGCCGCTTATCGCtggcgtcatcgccgcctgtGCACTCTTTCTCGTTGTCGTCATCTTCTCAACGTGGTTCCTGTCCCGACGCAAGCTCAAGTACGGCACCATTCGATTGGAcgactccgacgacgagagcacCAAGCTCATGGCCGACCACAACCCAGCGTCGTTGTATTTCAACGACGTCTCGTACGCACTCGGCGACAGGACGATCCTGAGCGACATTCGCGGAGCCTGTCACCCAGGCGAGGTGACGGCCATCATGGGCGCTTCGGGGGCGGGGAAAACCACCTTCTTGGATATCCTGGCTCGAAAAAACAAGCGCGGTCGAGTTGGGGGTGATTTCTACGTCAACGGCGAAAGAGTCTCCGATTCCGAGTACAAGAACGTTGTTGGCTTCGTCGATCAAGAGGATACGATGCTCCCAACCCTCACCGTGCACGAGACCATACTCACCAGCGCGCTTCTGCGACTCCCGCGTGACATGAGTCGTTCTGCCAAGGAACAACGGGTGTTCGAAGTGGAAAAGGAGCTTGGCATTCATCACATACGGGACGCCCTCATTGGATCCGAGGAAGGCAAAGGTCGTGGCATCTCCGGCGGAGAGAAGCGACGCGTTGGCATCGCATGCGAACTTGTGACGAGCCCCTCCATCTTGTTGCTGGATGAGCCGACGAGCGGGTTGGATGCGTACAACGCGTACAACGTCGTTGAATGCCTCGTCACGCTGGCGAGGAATTACAAGCGAACGGTCATCTTCACGATCCATCAGCCTCGGTCGAACATTGTGGCTCTCTTTGACAGACTTTTGCTCCTCGCCCAGGGAAAGCCCGTCTACTCCGGCCCTTTCAACCGGTGTCAGGCATATTTCGACTCCATCGGCTACGAGTGCCCACCCGGTTTCAATATTGCTGACTACCTCGTCGATTTGACAATGCATGCCGGCAACAGCATGCCaaccgacgacggtgccgttcCCGCAGACTTCGACAGTGCAGGCCCCAGCAGCATGAAGGCAGTCAAGTCGATAGGCAGCGTCTCGGGGGCAAGCGCTGGGGAGGGCAGCGCTGCTGAGCCATCCTTGCCcccgcggccgaggaaccAGCGTCGCAATTCTGTCCGGGCTCGACAGGACCGCGAACTCTATACCAGGAGGCACACGACTGACATCGAGGCGACATcagatgccgtcgaggatgccggtgCTCACCGTCTGCGGACAAACGTGCCGGCCAAATTTTCATCCAGGCACGTGCAGGATGACACCCACGACTCGCCGCCATtggagacggcgaggacggatcTAGACTTGATGACGCAGGCGTATGCCCAGTCCGACATTGCCATCGGCATGCTTGAGGAGATTCAACAGGCTATATCGGCTGCTCGGGAAGGGAATGttcccgacggcgccgcctaTGATCCAGTTGGCCCCAACATCCATCCACAGACGAGCGCTGTTGGCAAGGGATACGCTCGGGTGGGGTACATGCAGCAGTTCCTCGTTCTTTCGAAGAGAACATGGAAGAATCTATATCGAGATCCGATGCTGATGCTAACACACTACGCAatcgccatcatcctcgCTGTGTTTTCCGGCTACTTGTTCTACGGCCTTACGGATGACATTCCGGGATTCCAGAACCGGCTCGgccttttcttcttcttgttgGCACTTTTCGGGTTCAGCACCCTCACCAGCCTCAATGTCTTTGCAACGGAACGTCTGCTGTTCGTTCGCGAACGAGCCAACGGGTACTACGCGCCCGGAGCCTACTTCACTGCCAAGGTGCTCTTCGACATCGTTCCACTACGAATCATCCCTCCCATTCTCATGGGGTCTATCATCTACCCCATGACTGGGCTGGTTCCCGATGCTATGCATTTCTTCAAGTTCATTCTGGTGCTGGTCCTATTCAACCTGGCTGCGGCAGCCATCTGCCTCTTTGTCGGCATCGTCTGCAAAAACGGTGGAGTGGCAAACTTGTTGGGAAGCTTGGTCATGCTCTTCAGCCTGCTTTTTGCTGGCTTCCTGCTTAACCACGATGCCACGCCCGCTGGCGCACTGTGGCTCCAGACCCTGTCCATTTTCCACTATGCTTTCGAGTCGCTTATCGTCAACGAAGTTCTCGAGCTGACCCTCGTTGACAAAAAGTATGGTCTGGACATTACCGTCCCTGGTGCTGCAATCCTCAGCTCATTTGGATTCAACAACAGCGCGCTGTGGGCAGACGTCTTGAAACTCGGCATCTTTGCTGCCACGTTCATCGTTTTGGCGTTTGCGGCAATGCATATCCTTCTCATAGAGAAGCGGTAA
- a CDS encoding GTP-binding protein, producing MGTGKKEATRRVRQGKTGDGLGNVRVKGENFYRDAKKVKTLNMYKDGKVQRNADGQITKAASFQSREVPNARIEPNRKWFSNTRVVSQSTLEAFREAVAEKANDPYQVLLKTNKIPMSLIRDGQSTNGIKQHNAKMTVESSPFSEVFGPRAQRKRVKLCVSSLTDLVGDTEKSMDTYTDRLEQARLLSGASGQDADDGERQVSTAIEPVFDKGQSKRIWNELYKVIDSSDVVIHVLDARDPVGTRCRSVEKYLKDEAPHKHLIFVLNKCDLVPTRVAAGWVRSLSKEYPTLAFHASITNSFGKGSLIQLLRQFSSLHSDRKQISVGLIGGPNTGKSSIINTLLKKKVCTVAPIPGETKVWQYVSLMKRIYLIDCPGVVPPSSTDTPTDLILRGVVRVEKVDQPEQYIPAILSRVKRSHMEKTYDLRGWETSTELLDLLARKSGRLLRGGEPDLDGVAKMMLNDFMRGRIPWFTPAPAAEDDDESVRGRSGKLGEMPRKRSQEEVVDEDDTTEAVSDEGGCAGDNEEGDFEGFGSDTERAQTDKRFSAAKTGTSCDEKRDSKQEGLSSGPGNDTDGKHGAVRPGKRRKQ from the exons ATGGGTACTGGGAAAAAGGAAGCGACCAGGCGTGTCCGCCAGGGCAAAACTGGCGATGGCCTTGGTAATGTGCGCGTGAAAGGCGAGAACTTTTATCG TGATGCGAAAAAGGTCAAGACCCTGAACATGTACAAAGATGGAAAGGTGCAGAGAAATGCAGATGGTCAGATAACCAAGGCTGCCTCGTTCCAATCCCGAGAAGTACCCAATGCTCGGATCGAGCCTAATCGGAAGTGGTTTTCGAACACTCGAGTTGTCTCGCAATCCACTCTCGAAGCTTTCCGCGAAGCTGTGGCAGAGAAAGCCAATGACCCCTACCAGGTCCTCCTCAAAACAAACAAGATACCCATGAGCCTCATCCGTGATGGCCAGAGCACGAACGGCATCAAACAGCACAATGCTAAAATGACCGTAGAGAGCTCACCCTTTTCCGAAGTTTTTGGTCCTAGGGCGCAACGTAAACGAGTCAAGTTATGCGTAAGCTCTCTCACGGATCTTGTCGGAGACACAGAAAAGAGCATGGACACATACACAGATCGTCTTGAGCAAGCAAGGCTGCTCAGCGGCGCGTCGGGCcaagatgccgacgacggggaaaGACAAGTTTCGACGGCTATTGAACCCGTTTTCGACAAGGGCCAGAGCAAGAGGATATGGAACGAGCTTTACAAAGTTATTGACTCGTCGGATGTCGTCATTCACGTCCTCGATGCCAGAGATCCCGTGGGAACGCGCTGCAGAAGCGTTGAAAAGTATCTGAAGGATGAGGCACCACACAAGCATCTGATTTTCGTTCTGAACAAGTGCGACTTGGTCCCGACGAGAGTTGCG GCCGGGTGGGTGCGCAGCTTGTCCAAGGAATATCCAACCTTGGCTTTCCACGCCAGCATCACCAACTCATTCGGTAAGGGGTCATTGATCCAGCTACTCCGACAGTTCTCCAGTCTCCACTCGGACAGGAAACAAATATCGGTGGGATTGATTGGTGGCCCGAACACGGGGAAGTCATCGATCATCAACACGTTGTTGAAGAAGAAGGTCTGCACCGTGGCTCCCATCCCGGGCGAGACCAAGGTATGGCAGTACGTCAGCCTGATGAAGCGTATATACCTCATCGACTGTCCCGGCGTAGTACCTCCATCCAGCACGGACACGCCGACGGACTTGATACTTCGCGGCGTCGTTCGAGTGGAAAAGGTGGACCAGCCCGAACAGTACATCCCAGCCATCTTGAGTCGGGTGAAGCGAAGCCATATGGAGAAGACGTACGACCTTCGGGGCTGGGAGACCAGCaccgagctcctcgacctgCTGGCAAGGAAGAGCGGCCGCCTGCTCCGTGGTGGCGAGCCCGACTTGGACGGCGTGGCGAAGATGATGCTGAACGACTTCATGCGAGGCAGGATTCCATGGTTCACCCCTGCTCCGGCAgcagaggacgacgatgagagCGTGCGCGGTCGGAGCGGCAAGCTAGGCGAGATGCCTAGGAAACGAAGTCAagaggaggtggtggacgAAGATGACACAACCGAAGCGGTcagcgacgagggagggTGTGCGGGTGACAACGAAGAAGGTGATTTTGAGGGCTTTGGAAGCGATACCGAAAGGGCGCAGACGGATAAACGattctcggccgccaagaCTGGTACGTCTTGCGATGAGAAACGAGACTCGAAACAAGAGGGGCTCTCCTCCGGCCCTGGGAATGACACAGACGGTAAGCACGGTGCTGTGCGGCCAGGTAAACGGCGGAAACAATAA
- a CDS encoding histone H3-like centromeric protein cse-4: protein MAPARLATSSAPRRPRSGDVQAGDPVPVKHRRYRPGTRALQEIRQYQSGTKLLLLKLPFMRLVREIGMNCRPRGREFRWQSQAIQALQEAAEAFMVHLFEDAQLCAFHAKRVTIMQKDIQLARRIRGVWAGLG, encoded by the exons ATGGCTCCTGCGAGGCTGGCCACCTCATCGGCTCCCCGTCGACCCCGGTCTGGAGATGTCCAAG CTGGTGACCCGGTTCCCGTGAAACACCGTCGCTACCGGCCGGGAACGCGTGCCTTGCAAGAAATCAGACAATACCAGAGCGGGACGAAGCTTCTGCTGCTAAAACTACCCTTTATGCGATTG GTACGCGAAATTGGCATGAActgccgtcctcgaggacgCGAATTCCGGTGGCAGAGCCAGGCGATTCAAGCACTCCAagaagccgccgaggcctTCATGGTCCACCTCTTCGAGGATGCCCAACTCTGTGCTTTCCACGCCAAACGAGTGACGATTATGCAGAAAGATATACAGCTTGCGAGACGGATTCGAGGTGTTTGGGCCGGCTTGGGCTGA
- a CDS encoding putative Xaa-Pro aminopeptidase P (RecName: Full=Probable Xaa-Pro aminopeptidase P), whose product MATTKAGTSARLAKLRQLMEERKVHVYIIPSEDSHSSEYIAECDARREFISGFTGSAGCAVVTLQAAALATDGRYFNQAAKELDDNWTLLKQGLQDVPTWQEWAAEQAAGGKTVAVDPTLLPGPAAKTLADQIRKAGGHDLLPLDENLVDVVWADGRPSRSRQPVTVLPDEVAGKSVRSKIADLQQELAKKSCPGFFVSMLDEVAWLFNLRGSDIPYNPVFFSYAIVTPNAAVLYIDESKLNKTSIAHLTANDVQVKPYDAFFADIHSDYKAKNEPSAKATPSSFLMSNRGSWALHRALGGEGSVEETRSPVGDAKAIKNDVELEGFRACHVRDGAALIEYFAWLEDQLVAQKATLDEVQAADKLEELRSKKQHFVGLSFPTISSTGPNAAIIHYQPEKGKCATIDPASVYLCDSGAQYLDGTTDTTRTLHFGNPTEAEKEAYTLVLKGVISLDTAVFPKGTTGFALDCLARQHLWKTGLDYRHGTGHGVGSYLNVHEGPIGIGTRIQYTEVPLAPGNVLSNEPGYYKDGHFGIRIENIMMVKEVKTEQCFGDKPFLGFEHVTMVPYCQRMINTSLLTSVEKKWINEYNAEVLEKTKGFFADDKLTTAWLVRETQPIA is encoded by the exons atggccacgACCAAGGCGGGCACTTCTGCCCGGCTCGCAAAGTTGAGGCAACTGATGGAGGAGCGAAAGGTTCACGTCTACA TCATCCCGTCCGAGGATAGCCATAGCTCCGAGTACATCGCCGAATGTGACGCCCGTCGTGAGTTCATCTCGGGCTTCACCGGCTCCGCTGGCTGTGCCGTCGTCACCCTGCAAGCCGCTGCCTTGGCCACCGATGGCCGATACTTCAAtcaggcggccaaggagctgGACGACAACTGGACCCTGCTCAAGCAAGGGCTCCAGGACGTCCCGACGTGGCAGGAGTGGGCGGCCGAACAGGCGGCAGGCGGCAAGacggtcgccgtcgacccaaCCCTGCTCCCCGGCCCCGCGGCCAAGACGCTCGCCGATCAGATACGCAAGGCTGGCGGCCATGACCTGCTGCCCCTCGATGAAAATCTCGTCGATGTGGTTTGGGCCGACGGACGACCGTCCCGTTCCCGCCAacccgtcaccgtcctccCCGACGAAGTCGCCGGAAAATCTGTGAGGAGCAAGATCGCCGACCTCCAGCAAGAACTGGCCAAGAAGAGCTGCCCGGGCTTCTTCGTCTCGATGTTGGACGAAGTCGCCTGGCTCTTCAACCTCCGTGGCAGTGACATCCCCTACAATCCCGTGTTCTTCTCCTACGCCATCGTCACCCCGAACGCCGCCGTGCTCTACATTGATGAATCCAAGCTCAACAAGACGAGCATCGCCCATCTGACGGCCAATGACGTCCAGGTCAAGCCCTACGAtgccttcttcgccgacaTTCACTCGGATTACAAAGCGAAGAATGAGCCGTCGGCGAAGGCCACTCCTTCGAGCTTCCTCATGTCGAACAGGGGGTCCTGGGCTCTGCACCGTGCTCTCGGAGGCGAGGGCTCCGTGGAGGAGACTCGGAGTCCTGTCGGTGACGCCAAGGCCATCAAGAACGACGTCGAGTTGGAGGGCTTCCGCGCCTGCCACGTCAGGGATGGCGCTGCTTTGATCGAGTACTTTGCTTGGCTCGAGGACCAGCTCGTCGCCCAAAAGGCTACCTTGGACGAGGTCCAGGCGGCCGACAAGCTGGAAGAATTGCGGTCCAAGAAACAGCACTTTGTTGGCTTGTCCTTCCCCACCATCTCCTCGACTGGTCCCAA CGCCGCCATCATTCACTACCAACCTGAAAAGGGAAAGTGTGCGACCATCGACCCGGCGAGCGTGTACCTTTGCGACTCTGGAGCGCAATATTTGGACGGCACAACCGATACGACCCGGACGCTGCACTTTGGCAACCCTAcggaggcggagaaggaggcaTACACTCTTGTTCTCAAGGGTGTCATTTCTCTCGACACCGCCGTTTTCCCCAAGGGAACGACTGGCTTTGCCCTGGATTGCCTGGCGCGCCAGCACCTCTGG AAAACCGGCTTGGACTACCGACACGGCAccggccatggcgtcggTTCCTATCTGAACGTTCACGAGGGgcccatcggcatcggcactCGTATCCAGTACACCGAGGTTCCCCTGGCGCCCGGCAATGTCCTGTCCAACGAACCGGGGTACTACAAGGACGGCCACTTTGGAATCCGGATCGAGAACATCATGATGGTCAAGGAAGTCAAGACGGAGCAGTGTTTCGGGGACAAGCCATTCCTCGGCTTTGAACACGTGACGATGGTGCCATACTGCCAGAGGATGATCAACACGAGCCTGTTGACGAGCGTGGAGAAGAAGTGGATCAACGAGTACAACGCAGAGGTGCTGGAGAAGACGAAGGGGTTCTTTGCGGATGACAAGTTGACAACGGCATGGCTCGTCCGAGAAACGCAGCCAATCGCTTGA